Genomic segment of Haladaptatus caseinilyticus:
GGACTTGCCGAGCTCACTGAAGAGGAAGCACAACTCAAAAAGGCATGTCGACTGATTGCTGCCGCACAAACCCTTCAAGACCAAAATGGCTACCATACAGCGGTCGTCGAACTTGCATTCGGAGCAATTGAGCGGTCATTCGAATTTTACGCCATCGCGATGAGTGACGATGCGGTTCATGATTTTATGGATCACGAGTACGCGTATCAACGTGCCTTTGAACTGGGAGTGATCAGCGACGATTTGAAACAAGACTTCCAAGCACTGTACAACGAGAACCGAGCGGCGTCGTATTATTCCGGGCGGGCGGTTACCGCTGAGCAGGCAGATGCGATGCTCGAACTTGCGATAACGATACATGAGTTCCTACGGGATCATCCACGAGACCATTTCAACTGCCTTTGTGGATGAAAAGAAGAAGAGCTCGCGACGACGGTTGGGCTCTACGTCCTTTGTGAAATCTCATTCGGGAAGGCCGCAAAACGCACTGGTGTTACTCGCTGGGAGATGGAGCAAATCCTCCAGGATGCAGGCGTTGAGCTTCGCCTCGGTCCACAAACCAAAGACGATCTTGACGACGAAGTTGACGTTGCACTCGATATTGAATGAGCAAGCCATTCTCTCGCCCTCTTTTCCTTGACGAAACAGTATTAAGTGACATCCTCACCCGCCCCAAAGGATGGGGGTGCCTACGATGGATCCTGTTTTTCTG
This window contains:
- a CDS encoding DNA-binding protein → MSDDPKVVTDVLEEAHRSFERGGTPEEGLAELTEEEAQLKKACRLIAAAQTLQDQNGYHTAVVELAFGAIERSFEFYAIAMSDDAVHDFMDHEYAYQRAFELGVISDDLKQDFQALYNENRAASYYSGRAVTAEQADAMLELAITIHEFLRDHPRDHFNCLCG